A window of Pseudoliparis swirei isolate HS2019 ecotype Mariana Trench chromosome 13, NWPU_hadal_v1, whole genome shotgun sequence genomic DNA:
TTCTTCTCGGCGCAGTAGCGGTAGCCCTCCTTGCGGTACTGCTTGTCCATGTTGCTGCAGTTCCTCCAGCCGCCGATGATGAAGATGTCGTCGCCCAGGTAGCAGACGGCGGCGCCCTCCATGGCCAGGACCTCCGGCGGGAGGCTGTCGAGGATGTCGTCGGAGACGTCGCGGCTGATCTTCTGCCGAGCGACCTCGGCCGTGACCTTGTAGCTCttggagcagcaggaggcggtGTGGTAGAAGTTGGTGGACGCGACGGCCATCTGAAAGCTGCAGTAGTTGTCGATCAGCGGCAAGGAGTCCACCTCCTGCCACTTGTGACTCTCCGTGTCGTAGCAGGCGGTCACGGTGCTCAGCCCGTCCTCGTTGTCCACGTCGACGGGAGTCCTGGCCATCACGTAGATGTAGCGGTCCTCGACGCTCACCGTCTTGACGTCGCGCAGGATCTTCGGCGCCGGATCCAGATTGCGCCACTCGTCCCGCTCGGGCTCGTAGACGGTGACGTCCTTGAAGCCTGGACTGAAGTTGCCGTGACCGCCGATGCTGTACAGCAGGTCCTTGACGCACGCGAGGCCGAAGGAGTGCTTGCGAGTGCTTAAGCTGCTGACCTGCTCCCACGAGTTGAGGTTGGGGTTGAAGCGCTCCACCGTCTTGGCGAAGCCGGGCTCCATGGAGCCCGCCACGTACACGTGGCTGTCGCTGACGGCGACGGCATGTCCGTCGAGGTGGTTGTGAATGTGTGGCAGGTTCACCCAACGGTCCTCGGCGACAAAGTAGCCCACGCACTCGCTCAGATAATCTCCACCTTCCGACACGCCACCCACCACCATGATGACGTCCATGTTCTGGCCCAGGCGAGGCTGGAGCGCCGCATTGTAGGCGGCGCAGAGCTCGAAATCCGCCGACGGGTTGACGTTCTCAAAGTGGACGGCGTGCACCTCGAGGGCGTCGGCCACCAGCTGCAGACACGCGGCGTCGTTGGCCACCAGGGGCTCCTTCCGCACGACCCGCGTCAGGTAGGTGGCGGAAATCTGAGAGAGCCGCAAAAGTCCGAACAGCTCCGCGAACCGCTTCGCCCTCTCCTCTGCGTCTTGGTGCACCCATTTGACGACGGCCTCGAACAGCTCCTGTTCAGAGTCCACGGTGATGCCCGAGTCGGACAGCCAGTCCCGCACCAGGTGAAACGGGAGCGTGAAGAACTCCTCGTTGCCGATAATTTTGTGGAAGTTTCTCCGAATGGTCTTGGCGGCTCCCTGGGCCAGCAGGTCCAAGGTGTACATGTGGGCGAGGCTGTGCACGGCGACACAGTTGGACAAGTTCAACTTCTCCATCAGAAACTCCCCGCAGAAGTGCTTCAGCTGCGCCAACAGGAACCTGTGTGAACACGACGGAGCGATCAGGCGGTCAGCGATTTACAGAACGCAAACCGTTGGCTTTCTTGCAGCACGACGCTGCGAGAACTTAATTGCGGTTGTGAGTGTTTTTACTCGTGTTGCAAAGACCTCGCTTCATCTGCAGGACTTTTGGGGCTCACATAAACAAGTGTCCCAGGAAGCAGCGACAGTGAGTCAGCAAACACAACATACCAGGACCGTGAAACTgcaatgtaaataaatgtaatttgtgAGCTATTATTTACACCGGTGCCTTTAAAGAATAAGTCTTATTCGTATTGCTCAAAACAATTGAGACACACACTCTCGACTAccgcaactccctcctggctggtctacccgctgaggccatccgacctctgcagctcatccagaatgcagcagctcgacttcagcctcccgaaattcacccacaccgctccgctcctccgctcccttcactggttaccagtagccgcccgcatccgcttcaaaacattggttcttgcgtaccgtgctacgaacggatcgggccccgtctacatccgggatgcggtcacaccgtacaccccggcacattcgctccgctcggcaacagccgaCCGACTCGTGACTCCTGCACTtggagctaatcactcgacatCCAGACTgattgctgtcctggctcctcattggtggaacgagctccccactgacatcaggacagcagaaa
This region includes:
- the klhl11 gene encoding kelch-like protein 11, translating into MSVFECLSACVLYAHALFPTVDKSLHSPRTRPRRGMSAAAAEAPEDRSSGAQRALTGDGEPEEAEEFTCSTHCSELSRRQNEQRKSGLYCDVTLVFRSGGDRVQTLSAHRSVLSAGSEYFTLLLGGQFSESLSGRVELKEWSSATGPDPETVEGIIQFMYTGQIRVTTASVHEVLELADRFLLAQLKHFCGEFLMEKLNLSNCVAVHSLAHMYTLDLLAQGAAKTIRRNFHKIIGNEEFFTLPFHLVRDWLSDSGITVDSEQELFEAVVKWVHQDAEERAKRFAELFGLLRLSQISATYLTRVVRKEPLVANDAACLQLVADALEVHAVHFENVNPSADFELCAAYNAALQPRLGQNMDVIMVVGGVSEGGDYLSECVGYFVAEDRWVNLPHIHNHLDGHAVAVSDSHVYVAGSMEPGFAKTVERFNPNLNSWEQVSSLSTRKHSFGLACVKDLLYSIGGHGNFSPGFKDVTVYEPERDEWRNLDPAPKILRDVKTVSVEDRYIYVMARTPVDVDNEDGLSTVTACYDTESHKWQEVDSLPLIDNYCSFQMAVASTNFYHTASCCSKSYKVTAEVARQKISRDVSDDILDSLPPEVLAMEGAAVCYLGDDIFIIGGWRNCSNMDKQYRKEGYRYCAEKKRWLLLPPLPQPRCRAAACHVRIPYRCLHGCQHYPMPQNLARQRDRMQQMQQLHRRTLTLRRQLQSQIEC